GTAGGCAGTCCAATAAATTCCTACTATTTACTGGATGCTGTGGGGGTCTTGAGAGAAGCCGACTTTAATAAAGACGCCAGCGGAAACTGGATTGCTAAAGTCCCGGTCTTTTCTGGCCAGAAACCCGGGGATACCAAATACCGGGACGTGACAGGAGACGGAGTTATCAATGCGGCTGATTATATAGTTGCGGGAAACTACCAGCCAGACTTTGAATGGGGCTTAACCAACACGTTTTATTATAAAAAATTTGACCTTTCAATCCTCTTGCAAGGAAGGGTTGGTGGAGATTTGCTTTCCATTGGATCAAGGGGATGGAACAGAGCTACAAATGATCCCCGCTGGCTGTATATGGAGCAATGGTTAACTAAGGCATATTGGTCTGAAGAAGAACCTGGAGATGGTAAGGTGCCTGCATTCTTCTCAGCAGTTACTAGTGAATACGATACAAACTGGTTGTATGATGCAACGTATCTGAGAATTAAGAATATTGCTCTCGGGTACAATATTCCAATTAAAAATAAGGTGTTTAATAAGCTCAGGATTTATACCTCCTGCGACAATGTTTACATGTGGGATAACTACTATCCTGGTTTTTCTCCTGAAGCGGCAACACAGGATAATGCATCTTCCGATTGGGGTGCTTATCCTCAGGCAAGAACGTTTTCTTTTGGGATAAATGCAACGTTTTAATTCACACTAAATTTTGAAAGAGATGAATCCATTGAAAATAAATTTATCGTTAATCGCAGCAACTGTTATAATCGTTTTCATTTCCTCATGCGAAAGCAAACTGGATATTACACCGGTCGAAAATAACACATCCGGTCAGTTCTATACCAATGAAATTGAGATGAAACAGGCCGTCGTCGGAATATATGCCAGACTTGGCAGAAATGGCACAAATACTGATTTTGCAACCGATTATTTCTGGCTTGCTTCAGAAAACAGGTCTGATTTGTTGTACATAGCTGGCGAAACTTCTGCGCAAAATGATCAGCTTGAGCTCAGAAAGTATATCATTTCTCCTAATTCAGGAACAGTTTCTGCTATTTTTTCCCGGCTTTATGCACTTATTAAAGACGCAAATAACCTTTTGTACAATACAAAAGACGGCGAATATATGCGCTACAGAGCAGAAGCAAGCTTTCTAAGAGCGTATGCCTATTTTGAATTAGTTAGGTCGTTCGGTCCGGTTGCCCTGATTACAAAACCCATTGAGACCGAAGAAGCTGCAGGGCTTCCGCGCGAATCACCGGAGAATATATATGCTCAAATTATTGCCGATTTGCAATATGCTGCGGCAAATCTGTCTAAAGTCTACACTGGTGCTGAATCTGGAAGAGTTGGAAGCCTTGCTGCAAATGCACTACTGGGAGAAGTGTACATGACTATGGCTGGTTATCCGATGAATGATGCCTCCGCTTATGGAAAGGCTGAGGCTGCGTTAGCTGGAATTATTACAGATGTTAATGCCAGGTTCGGACCTGTATATTCTCAATTATTTACACTGGCCAATGAGAATAAGTACGACCTGTTTTCCATTCAGTTTGCTTCGGGGAATTCCACTACCGGATCCAGCCTCCCTGGTTACATTACGAGTTCCAGTGCTTCGGGAACACCATTTCCCGATTGGGCTTTTTCCTCTTTTAACCAGCAAGGCCAGGATATGAGAGTCGACACTATCTTGATTAAGGAGATGAAGGCAAATAACGATCTGCGGTTCAGTGCAAGTATTGATACCGGATTTTGGAGTACTTCCGTACCAACTACAAGGACATGGATTTCAAAGAATATTATTACTAAGTTTCTTGAAAAGGACAATACCAATTCTAGAATTAAAGCATGGAATGACTACCCGAGAAATTTTCCGATTATAAGGGATGCTGACGTATTCTTGTTATATGCCGAAGCTCTTGTCAGGAACAACAAAGCATCTCTGGCGAAACAATATGTTGACCGGATCAGGACCAGGGCCGGGCTTAATGCTTTGGCCAGCGATCCAACGATAGATGACATCAAGAGAGAAAGAAAATATGAATTTATCGGCGAAGGCCGGCGCTACTTTGATCTTGTGAGATGGGGCGAAACAGAGGCTATTTCCATATTGACAAACTTTGCGCGTAATTATCATTCCAAAACAAACGGGCAGCTTCCAACTAAAAAGGATTTACTGTTACCCATCCCTCAAAATGAACTGAAAACCCGGAATAACTGGGATCAGAATTTTGGGTATTAAACAAACTGCTTGCAGTAAATGGTCTTGTTTTAACAGGGCCATTTACTCACTTATACCCTCCGAAAATGTGCATAGACCGGCTTTGAATACCGCCTCTGTTTCGTTCTAAAATCGCTCTTTGTTGCTACATCCCATTTATTGCTCCCACTCTCTGGATGGAGCAAAATTTTTGCAAAAACGGGATACGGCAGGTTGCCGTTGGCAAACATCCGTCATGATTTTAATGATTTGAAAAACGATAAACCAATTATATCTATAAATATGACAATTCAAGTGAGGAAAACGGCGAAAGCCTCTGTTATAGTCCATAATTATAAGATGGCGGTCTGCCTGATGGTTACCCTGGTGCTGACAAATGTTGCCATGTCGCAGAAAATTTTAGAAACTGGCTCTGTAAGTCCAATGCCTGAAGAGTGGATCGATAAAGATACCGGGCATAAAATAGTCCGCCTATCCAGGTTGCAGGGTAACAACGCAAGTTTTTATTTTCACAACAATCCGTTTTTAAGACCAGATTTGATGGCGTTCTTCCATTCAGACGAGGCAGGCGACAGACAGATTCATACTGTGGACCTAAATACTTTAAAGACAACTGCACTTACAAATTCTCCATCCAGAAAGGGAGCAGAAATAGTTTCTCCGTTAACATCCGAGGTTTTTTATCAAACAAAAGACAGTGTTTTCGCCGTATCTGCAGTTACCAGAAAAGTAAGGCTCGTTTATGTTTTTCCGGCAGATTTTAAAGCAAACATCACCACATTAAATGCTGATGCAAGTATGCTGGCTGGCACATATGCTACAAAGGAGCAACAAGATATACTGAAGCGATATCCTGAAAAGCGTGACTTTTTCACGAGGATATATGATGCCCACTTACCTAATACCTTGTTTACAATCAATATTAAAACGGGCGAGCTGAAAAAGATCCATACAGAAAACACATGGCTGGGACACGTTCAGTTTTCGCCGGTAAATCCTAAGCTGCTGATGTTCTGTCATGAGGGGCCCTGGCATAAGGTTGATCGTATCTGGACTATAGATATAGGGAGCCGGGAGGAGAAATTAATGCACAAGCGTTCAATGGATATGGAAATAGCAGGACACGAGTTTTTTAGTCCGGATGGTCAAACAATCTGGTTCGACTTGCAGAAGCCGCGGGGAGAGACCTTCTATCTGGCTGGAACCGATATTAAAACCGGAAAAGAGCGATCCTTTCAGTTAAGCCGCGACGAATGGTCTATTCATTACAATATATTTAAAAACGGAGAAATATTTGCGGGAGATGGCGCCAATTCATCGCAGGTCGCTAAGGCCGAAAATGGTATGTGGATATACCTTTTTAAACCAGATGGTGAGCGATTCAAATCAGAGAAGCTTGTTAATATGAAGAAACATAATTATGCGTTAGAGCCAAATGTCCACTTCTCACCTAACGGGAAGTGGATTATTTTCAGAGCTAACTTTGAGGGAAGCGAGCAGATATACGCCGCTGCGATTAATAAATAATTTCCCATGTCAGCGAATGAAGAAATATCATGACTAACAGGATAGCTATAAGACGAAACCAGTCTTAGCAGAAGCCGCTGCTCTGAGCGACGGTCCTATTTCCGAGGTTTGTACGAAGTTAAAATTTATAGACGGAGCTTGAAATGGAAGGCTAGCATGTTTAGTGCAATAATTATGTAACAGAACCGACACTTCCGCCGTATTTAAAGCGTTATGGACGATTAGAAAGGTCTCAGCTTCTTTTCCTTGATGTTTTATGAAAAACCGGGTAACTTCATCCCAACGATCAGAAACGTTTGGGTTGAAAATCTCGACGTCGAAAGAGGGGGAACTTAAGGCCTCCTTGTCCTCGTTTACAAGGAATCGCCCGTAGAAGATCTCAGGATGATTAATTGTACGATAAAAGGAGTCAATACTCCTTATAAAGTAGATTATGTACGAAGTTTGCACCTGGAAAATGTAAAGATAAACGGTGAAATGGTAATATTGCCTGATACGCTGAAGGTAAGGTGAGGAAGGTTGAAAGGCATAAAGTGGGAAGGTAAGAGGTTAAAGGTTAAAGCAAAAAGCGACTGATATAGGTGTTAAATTGAGGCATGCAAGCAGGAAGCTTTTAACTTTAGACTTTAAGTTTTCTGCTTAAAATATAATGTTCATGATAAAAAAACGCGTTTCAGTATTTATAATAGGGTTACTGGTAGGTTGGAGAAGCACAGGGATGGCACAGCAACCGGTATCGCAGCAGCAGGGATGGTGGCATGGTATTGAACGTGAGATGCATTACAAGCCAGACGGAGCTGACTTTCTACTGGTAAATGGGAAGAAACGTTTTAACCGTGCCTTGTATGGAACAAATACGGCGTTCAGGGTTGAAGCTGGAGACCTTCCTGAATTTGCGTTGTACATGCCTGGAATGGGAGGAAATCTGAAATTCGGATTAATCGCTGGAAACACGAGTAAATGGCTGATCGATGCGAAGGAAATCATAACAAGGTACAGCCCAGGAGAGATGCACTATGATATTAAGGATCCCATTCTTGGAAACGGATCGCTTCACCTTACAGTACTTGCTCTCTCTGCTGCCGAAGGTATTGTTGTAAAAGTCAACTCAACAGGCATAGCACATAACGTGGAGCTGTTTGCTGCTTTCGGTGGTGCCACAGGTAGAAAATTTAGCCGCGATGGCGATATAGGGGCTGATCCAGAGTCATCATTTTATTTGAATCCCGACTATTGCAGAGGAAATATCTACACTATAAAGAAGAACGGGTTTAAGTTAACTTTTGGAGGAGGAAAAGACATCAGGCAATCGGCAGGCGTCTTCCCTTCGGGTATGAAGCTTAAGCTTTCTGCTGCCGACAAACAGGCATCGCCCCTGGGACTCTATCTTTCTGTACAGAACGCCTTGCCCCTGGTTTGCGGCAGGATGAATATAAAAGCCGGAAAGGCAACTTATTTTATGGTGCAGAATGCAGCCGATAAGAAAGCTCCCTCGTATTCAAAGCTTCGCGATCTCTTTAATAAATCCGAACAGGCGCGAATGGCTCTTGTTCAGCGGGTAAAGGTCAATACTCCTGATCCTTATATCAATACACTGGGAGGAGCGCTGGCAATGGCTGCAGATGCAATATGGGAAGAACCTTCTTATATGCATGGCGCCATAGCCTGGAGAATGCGCCTGCCTGCCTGGCGTGGACCGTACATCGCCGATCCGCTTGGATGGCACGACCGGGCCCGAACTCATTTCAGTAGCTATGCCAAATCGCAGGTGGTGACGCCCGAAAGGGGGCCTGTTGTTCCGGATACGGCCCTGCATCTGGCCCGGCAGCAGGAACAAATGGGCACAGCTATATTTGGCAGCGGCTATATCTCCCGTAATCCAAATGATAACAGCAAACCGCACCATTACGATATGAATCTGGTGTACATTGACGCATTACTCAATCATTTCAAATGGAACGGCGATCTAAAATTTATTAAAGAGATGTGGCCGGTGATCAGCCGGCACCTCGACTGGGAAAAACGGAACTTCGATGCCGACGGAGATGGTTTGTATGATGCCTATGCTGCCATCTGGGCCAGCGACGCACTTCAATACAGCGGTGGTGGCGTCATGCACAGTTCTGCGTATAATTACCGCGCAAATCGCATGGCAGCAGAGATCGCTGCGCTGATCGGCGAAAACCCTGTGCCGTACAAACAGGAGGCCGATAAAATAATAAAAGCTATAAACTCCAGTCTCTGGATGCCCCAAAAAGCTTGGTATGCCGAGTACAAAGATTTATTGGGAGAGAAGCTTGTTCATCCTTACGGGGGCTTATGGACGGTATATCACACTATCGATTCTAAGGTTTCCGATCCCTTCCAGGCCTACGGGGCAACCCGTTATGTGGACACAGAAATTCCTCATATCCCCATTAGAGCTAAGGGATTGGAGGAGAATAACCTCTATACACTTTCTAGCTCTGCCTGGCAGCCTTATACCTGGTCCGTGAATAATGTTGCCTTGGCGGAACTGCTGCATACCTCCCTGGCATACTGGCAAACTGGCCGTATGGACGATGCTTTTCGGCTGTGGAAGAGTAGTCTGGTCGAAAGCATGTATCTGAGCTCCAGTCCCGGAGGATTTGAACAACTTTCTTTCTATGATGCTCAACGCGGAGAGTTATACCGTGATTTTGCTGATCCCATTGGTGTGGCGGGTCGTACCCTGGTTGAAGGTCTCTTCGGTATATTGCCCGATGCGCTGGCTGATACCCTTACGCTCCGCCCGGGCTTTCCTGCTTCCTGGGATTTTGCCTCCCTCCAGGTCCCTGATATCTCATTTGAATTTAAAAAATCCGGCGACAAAGACTCGTATACGATTGTCACCTCTTTTAAAAAGGCAATGAATTTAAAGATGTTACTCCCAGCCAGAACTGTTGCCGTTCGCTCGGTATCGATAAATGGAGAGAAGGTCAGCTGGAAGAGCTCCGGTGAGGTCGTGGGAACTCCTCAGCTCGAGATTGCTGCGCCTAAAGCACAGCGTTACCACGTCGAAATTGAGTGGGATGGTGTAGCCCCGGATAAGCCTAAGGTAAGAGCGCCGGTGTTTGATGCTCCATTTAACGTGTCGTTTTCACAGGCCAGTATCGAAAAGTATTACGACCCGCAGCGTGCATTGTCAGGGGTTCGGATTGTTGATGGTAATAGCCTCAATGTCGACCGCCTTGCCGGAAGGGATCATGCAACCATCTTTGTTAAGCTAAGGCAAAGGGACTTTACCTGGTGGGAGCCAATATCTCTCGACATAAAGCCCGAAGTGGAGTTCACTTTTCTTGCTGATCAGACAACGGCCGGCCTTAGATTCACAGTAACGAATAATGAGGGAATCGTAAAAAGAGGAATCCTGCGTGTGAATCAGGGGGTAAGGGATTTTTCTCAAACACTGGAGATTAATAAGGGTGCGTCGGCAGAGATTACCGTACCGGGAGCTTATACGCTCACGGGGACCAATAAAATACGCTTTGAATATGGTCGTGGTTATTCAGCTGATACTACAATCGTGAACTGGAATGCACGAACCGCTGGTCCCCTTTGGCAGAAAGTGGACTTACAAGCCTATTTTAACGATAAGGTTAGTTCTATTTTTAAGAATAAATACCTTTCGCCGCGACCATCTTCACCCACTCTGCAACTGCCATGGCAGGGAATTGGCAACTGGTGTTATCCGCTTACAAGCGCTGAGATAGACGACTCCGGACTTCGGCGTATGGCTTTTGGAAAAGGACAGGTACAGCTTCCTGTTGGAGTTCCTTTAGCTACTCCCGGCGCAGCGCTGCTTAAGAATATCGTTTTTACGTCCAAATGGGATAACTATCCCGATTTCGTGTCCATTCCCTTAAACGGGAGGGCGTCGCATGCTTACTTTATGATGGCCGGCTCTACCAATCCCATGCAAAGCCGGTTCGATAATGGAGAACTGCTCATTTACTATACAGATAATACATTTGAGCGCCTTGCTTTGAGAAATCCGGAAAACTGGTGGCCTATAGAGCAGGATTATTATGTGGATGGAGCCGCGTTTACTACAGGAGCCCCGCAACCTTATCGGGTGTATCTTAAAACTGGCACAGTTGGGCGGTATAATACTAATTATGGAACGATCAACGGCTTCACAAACCGGGCAATTGATGGAGGGGCTGCTACTGTACTCGATCTCCCGCTCAATCCTGCGAAGGAGCTAAAAGAGTTAAGATTGAGAGCCCTTGCAAATGATGTTGTGATTGGCTTGATGAGTGTGACCTTACAAAGGTGAGCGTGTAAAGTTATAACGATCAGTATTGGCAGCAGGATACAACAGGATGGAAATAGATCAAAATCCTGTTAATTTAGACTCATAAAACCAATTATAATGGACGCCATTAGCTGCCGGTTGCCTTACTTGTTGAAGACCCAGGTACATATACCATACCTTGTCTTCAGGCAGAAAAGTTGGGCTGTATTAAGCGTTGTTCTGATGACATTGCTCTATCTCCCTTCAGTTTCGGCTCAGGTTACTTCTTTTAAGTTTGATTTTGGAAACGGTAAAACAGCAAAGGGATATAAGCAGGTAATTTCTGAAATGCAGTACACTGCTGAAAGAGGGTATGGCTTTCTCCCTGGCGCCAGCCTGAAAGCTTCGGACCACCGGGGTAAAGATCCTTTAACTACCGACTTTATTAGCAGCGAAAAACCTTTCTTTTTCTCGGTGAGAGTACCCGAAGGAAATTATAATGTGACCGTCACTATGGGTGATGAAAAAGGATCGTCTGTTCAGACGATCCGGGTAGAGAACCGGCGGCTGATGGTGGAAAACACACTTACCCGAAACGGAAAGATTACTAAAAAGACCTTTACAGTTCATGTCCGTACTCCTGATATCGCCGGTAGCGGTGAGCGGGTAAGGCTCAAACCACGGGAATCAGGCTATTTTCATTGGGATGATCAGCTTACCATTGAGTTTAACGGAAAAGAACCTAAAATTTGCGGTGTTGAAATAGAGAGGACAGATAAGTCGGTAAGTGTTTTCCTCGCGGGGAACTCGACAGTGGTAGACCAGGCTGATGAACCTTATGCCGCCTGGGGGCAAATGATCCCCGTATTCTTTCAGCCGGGGAAAGTCGTAATCGCCAACTATGCCGAGTCGGGTGAAACTCTTAAAGCATTCAGGGCTGAAAGAAGGCTAGCGAAAATATTAAGCCTGATCAAAGCAGGAGATTATCTTTTTATTGAATTTGTTCATAATGACCAGAAGCCGGGAGGAAATCACCTGGATCCTTTTACTACCTATAAGGAAACAATTAACGAATATATCCAGGCAGCACGTCAAAAGGGAGCTTTTCCTGTTTTAATTACTTCTATGCATCGCCGGAACTTTGATGA
The window above is part of the Arcticibacter tournemirensis genome. Proteins encoded here:
- a CDS encoding RagB/SusD family nutrient uptake outer membrane protein: MNPLKINLSLIAATVIIVFISSCESKLDITPVENNTSGQFYTNEIEMKQAVVGIYARLGRNGTNTDFATDYFWLASENRSDLLYIAGETSAQNDQLELRKYIISPNSGTVSAIFSRLYALIKDANNLLYNTKDGEYMRYRAEASFLRAYAYFELVRSFGPVALITKPIETEEAAGLPRESPENIYAQIIADLQYAAANLSKVYTGAESGRVGSLAANALLGEVYMTMAGYPMNDASAYGKAEAALAGIITDVNARFGPVYSQLFTLANENKYDLFSIQFASGNSTTGSSLPGYITSSSASGTPFPDWAFSSFNQQGQDMRVDTILIKEMKANNDLRFSASIDTGFWSTSVPTTRTWISKNIITKFLEKDNTNSRIKAWNDYPRNFPIIRDADVFLLYAEALVRNNKASLAKQYVDRIRTRAGLNALASDPTIDDIKRERKYEFIGEGRRYFDLVRWGETEAISILTNFARNYHSKTNGQLPTKKDLLLPIPQNELKTRNNWDQNFGY
- a CDS encoding oligogalacturonate lyase family protein, with the protein product MTIQVRKTAKASVIVHNYKMAVCLMVTLVLTNVAMSQKILETGSVSPMPEEWIDKDTGHKIVRLSRLQGNNASFYFHNNPFLRPDLMAFFHSDEAGDRQIHTVDLNTLKTTALTNSPSRKGAEIVSPLTSEVFYQTKDSVFAVSAVTRKVRLVYVFPADFKANITTLNADASMLAGTYATKEQQDILKRYPEKRDFFTRIYDAHLPNTLFTINIKTGELKKIHTENTWLGHVQFSPVNPKLLMFCHEGPWHKVDRIWTIDIGSREEKLMHKRSMDMEIAGHEFFSPDGQTIWFDLQKPRGETFYLAGTDIKTGKERSFQLSRDEWSIHYNIFKNGEIFAGDGANSSQVAKAENGMWIYLFKPDGERFKSEKLVNMKKHNYALEPNVHFSPNGKWIIFRANFEGSEQIYAAAINK
- a CDS encoding DUF4450 domain-containing protein, which gives rise to MIKKRVSVFIIGLLVGWRSTGMAQQPVSQQQGWWHGIEREMHYKPDGADFLLVNGKKRFNRALYGTNTAFRVEAGDLPEFALYMPGMGGNLKFGLIAGNTSKWLIDAKEIITRYSPGEMHYDIKDPILGNGSLHLTVLALSAAEGIVVKVNSTGIAHNVELFAAFGGATGRKFSRDGDIGADPESSFYLNPDYCRGNIYTIKKNGFKLTFGGGKDIRQSAGVFPSGMKLKLSAADKQASPLGLYLSVQNALPLVCGRMNIKAGKATYFMVQNAADKKAPSYSKLRDLFNKSEQARMALVQRVKVNTPDPYINTLGGALAMAADAIWEEPSYMHGAIAWRMRLPAWRGPYIADPLGWHDRARTHFSSYAKSQVVTPERGPVVPDTALHLARQQEQMGTAIFGSGYISRNPNDNSKPHHYDMNLVYIDALLNHFKWNGDLKFIKEMWPVISRHLDWEKRNFDADGDGLYDAYAAIWASDALQYSGGGVMHSSAYNYRANRMAAEIAALIGENPVPYKQEADKIIKAINSSLWMPQKAWYAEYKDLLGEKLVHPYGGLWTVYHTIDSKVSDPFQAYGATRYVDTEIPHIPIRAKGLEENNLYTLSSSAWQPYTWSVNNVALAELLHTSLAYWQTGRMDDAFRLWKSSLVESMYLSSSPGGFEQLSFYDAQRGELYRDFADPIGVAGRTLVEGLFGILPDALADTLTLRPGFPASWDFASLQVPDISFEFKKSGDKDSYTIVTSFKKAMNLKMLLPARTVAVRSVSINGEKVSWKSSGEVVGTPQLEIAAPKAQRYHVEIEWDGVAPDKPKVRAPVFDAPFNVSFSQASIEKYYDPQRALSGVRIVDGNSLNVDRLAGRDHATIFVKLRQRDFTWWEPISLDIKPEVEFTFLADQTTAGLRFTVTNNEGIVKRGILRVNQGVRDFSQTLEINKGASAEITVPGAYTLTGTNKIRFEYGRGYSADTTIVNWNARTAGPLWQKVDLQAYFNDKVSSIFKNKYLSPRPSSPTLQLPWQGIGNWCYPLTSAEIDDSGLRRMAFGKGQVQLPVGVPLATPGAALLKNIVFTSKWDNYPDFVSIPLNGRASHAYFMMAGSTNPMQSRFDNGELLIYYTDNTFERLALRNPENWWPIEQDYYVDGAAFTTGAPQPYRVYLKTGTVGRYNTNYGTINGFTNRAIDGGAATVLDLPLNPAKELKELRLRALANDVVIGLMSVTLQR
- a CDS encoding rhamnogalacturonan acetylesterase is translated as MDAISCRLPYLLKTQVHIPYLVFRQKSWAVLSVVLMTLLYLPSVSAQVTSFKFDFGNGKTAKGYKQVISEMQYTAERGYGFLPGASLKASDHRGKDPLTTDFISSEKPFFFSVRVPEGNYNVTVTMGDEKGSSVQTIRVENRRLMVENTLTRNGKITKKTFTVHVRTPDIAGSGERVRLKPRESGYFHWDDQLTIEFNGKEPKICGVEIERTDKSVSVFLAGNSTVVDQADEPYAAWGQMIPVFFQPGKVVIANYAESGETLKAFRAERRLAKILSLIKAGDYLFIEFVHNDQKPGGNHLDPFTTYKETINEYIQAARQKGAFPVLITSMHRRNFDENGKIINTLGDYPEAMRQLGKQENVPVIDLNAMSKQLYEAWGPEASLKAFVHFPANTFPGQIQKLEDNTHFTPYGAYELAKCMVEGIKKEVPGLAKYLRSTSTFNPSMPDPVDQWDWPLSPKVSVAKPDGN